Proteins from one Palaemon carinicauda isolate YSFRI2023 chromosome 26, ASM3689809v2, whole genome shotgun sequence genomic window:
- the LOC137619922 gene encoding uncharacterized protein MG148-like, whose translation MKDSELYKNKVQVVFLAKKGSELYKNKVEIISLAKKDSKLCKNKVEIVSLAKKDSELYKNKVEIISLAKKDSELHKNKMEIVYLAKKDPELYKNKVEIVSLAKKDSELYKNKVEIVSLAKKDSELYKNSGIVSLTKKDSELYKNKVEIVSLAKKDSELYKNNVEVISLAKKDSEFNKNKVEIVSLAKKDSAIYKNKEEIVSLAKKDSELYKNKNKVEVVSLVKKDSDLYKNKVEIVFLAKKDSELYKNKMEVVSLAKNDSKLYKNKVEIVSLAKKDSELYKNKVGVVSLAKKDSELYKNKVEVVFLAMKDSELYKNKVEVVFLAMKDSEIYKKHSGNRLSSEEGFRII comes from the exons atgaaggattcagaattatataagaacaaagtgcaAGTCGTTTTTCTAGCGAAGAAGggttcagaattatataagaacaaagtggaaatcatttctctagcgaagaaggattcaaaATTAtgtaagaacaaagtggaaattgtatctctagcgaagaaggattcagaattatataagaacaaagtcgAAATcatttctctagcgaagaaggattcagaattacaTAAGAACAAAATGGAAATTGTTTATCTAGCAAAGAAGGAtccagaattatataagaacaaagtggaaatcgtttctctagcgaagaaggattcagaattatataaaaacaaagtggaaatcgtttctctagcgaagaaggattcagaattatataaaaacagTGGAATCGTTTCTCTaacgaagaaggattcagaattatataagaacaaagtggaaatcgtttctctagcgaaaaaggactcagaattatataagaacaatgtgGAAGTcatttctctagcgaagaaggattcagaatttaataagaacaaagtggaaatcgtttctctagcgaagaaggattcagcaATATATAAGAACAAAGAGGAAATCGTTTCTCtggcgaagaaggattcagaattatataagaacaaa aacaaagtggaagtcgTTTCTCTAGTGAAGAAGGATTCAgatttatataagaacaaagtggaaatcgttttcctagcgaagaaggattcagaattatataagaacaaaatgGAAGTTGTTTCTCTAGCGAAGAATGattcaaaattatataagaacaaagtggaaatcgtttctctagcaaagaaggattcagaattatataagaacaaagtgggagtcgtttctctagcgaagaaggattcagaattatataagaacaaagtggaagtcgTTTTTCTAGCGatgaaggattcagaattatataagaacaaagtggaagtcgTTTTTCTAGCGATGAAGgattcagaaatatataaaaaacatagtgGAAATCGTCtttctagcgaagaaggattcagaattatataa